One Mercurialis annua linkage group LG3, ddMerAnnu1.2, whole genome shotgun sequence DNA window includes the following coding sequences:
- the LOC126673526 gene encoding beta carbonic anhydrase 1, chloroplastic, producing MSTASINGWCLTSVSPSKSSLQKTTFRSSVVARLSSSPSGSVPTLIRNEPVFTAPTPIINPYLREEMAKESYDEAIEALKKLLSEKGELKATAAAKVEQITAELQTASSDTKPFDPVQRMKDGFIHFKKEKYDKNPELYGKLSKGQEPKFMVFACSDSRVCPSHILDFQPGEAFVVRNVANKVPAYDQIKHTGVGSAVEYAVLHLKVEYIVVIGHSCCGGIKGLMSFAFDGNKSTDFIEDWVANGLPAKQKVLADHGHLSFEEQCGHCEREAVNVSLANLLTYPFVRNAVANKTLGLKGGYYDFVNGKFELWGLDYTFTPTSSVRDVATILHWKL from the exons ATGTCGACTGCATCGATTAACGGTTGGTGCCTAACCTCTGTCTCTCCCTCCAAATCTTCTCTTCAAAAAACTACATTCCGCTCGTCGGTTGTCGCTCGCCTCTCCTCTTCCCCTTCCGGGTCTGTTCCTACGCTCATTCGGAACGAACCTGTTTTTACTGCTCCTACTCCAATCATCAATCCTTATTTG AGAGAAGAGATGGCAAAAGAATCATATGATGAGGCAATCGAAGCTCTCAAGAAACTCCtaag TGAGAAAGGGGAGCTGAAAGCCACAGCAGCTGCAAAAGTGGAGCAGATAACAGCTGAGTTACAAACCGCTTCATCGGACACCAAACCCTTCGACCCGGTTCAGAGGATGAAAGACGGTTTCATTCACTTCAAGAAGGAGAAATACGA CAAGAACCCTGAATTGTATGGCAAGCTTTCCAAAGGCCAGGAGCCCAAG TTTATGGTGTTTGCCTGCTCTGATTCGAGGGTTTGCCCATCACATATCCTAGACTTTCAGCCCGGAGAGGCTTTTGTGGTCCGTAATGTTGCTAACAAGGTTCCAGCATACGATCag ATTAAGCACACAGGTGTTGGTTCTGCAGTTGAATATGCAGTTTTGCACCTCAAG GTTGAGTACATTGTGGTTATTGGACACAGTTGCTGTGGTGGAATTAAGGGATTAATGTCATTCGCATTTGATGGAAATAAATCCAC GGACTTTATTGAGGACTGGGTTGCCAATGGATTACCTGCCAAGCAAAAGGTTCTTGCAGACCATGGCCATTTGTCTTTTGAAGAACAATGTGGACACTGTGAAAGG GAAGCAGTGAACGTATCGCTTGCAAACTTGCTAACATATCCATTTGTGAGAAACGCGGTGGCAAACAAAACCCTCGGATTGAAGGGTGGCTACTACGATTTCGTCAACGGAAAATTTGAGCTGTGGGGGCTTGACTACACCTTCACTCCCACTTCCTCT GTAAGAGATGTGGCCACTATACTACATTGGAAGCTCTAA